From Saccopteryx leptura isolate mSacLep1 chromosome 3, mSacLep1_pri_phased_curated, whole genome shotgun sequence, one genomic window encodes:
- the MYCBP gene encoding C-Myc-binding protein yields the protein MCSAVQSPPATVSGASYAAAAVTMAHYKAADSKREQFRRYLEKSGVLDTLTKVLVALYEEPEKPNSALDFLKHHLGAATPENPEIEILRLELAEMKEKYEAIVEENKKLKTKLAQYEPPQEEKRAE from the exons ATGTGCAGTGCCGTTCAGAGCCCGCCAGCCACGGTCTCCGGCGCCAGCTACGCCGCGGCCGCTGTCACTATGGCCCATTACAAA GCCGCCGACTCGAAGCGCGAGCAGTTCCGGAGGTACTTGGAGAAGTCAGGAGTGCTGGACACGCTGACCAAAG TATTGGTAGCCTTATATGAAGAACCAGAGAAACCTAATAGTGCTTTGGA TTTTTTAAAGCATCACTTAGGAGCTGCTACcccagaaaatccagaaatagagATACTTCGCCTAGAATtggcagaaatgaaagagaaatatgaagctattgtagaagaaaataaaaaactgaaaacaaag CTTGCTCAGTATGAACCACCTCAGGAGGAGAAGCGTGCTGAATAG